Proteins encoded by one window of Chryseobacterium aquaeductus:
- a CDS encoding bifunctional aconitate hydratase 2/2-methylisocitrate dehydratase, with protein MNIYQDYIQEIEERKIQGLHPKPIDGAELLSAIISQIKDTNNEYRTDSLKFFIYNTLPGTTPAASVKAQFLKEIILGESVLEEITPAFAFELLSHMKGGPSIEVLLDLALGNDNNIAKEAASVLKTQVFLYEADTDRLKEAFHNGNEIAKELIESYAQAEFFTKLPEAPEEVKVVTYIAGEGDISTDLLSPGNQAHSRSDRELHGKCMMSPQAQAEIQALQAQHPDKSVMLIAEKGTMGVGSSRMSGVNNVALWTGKQASPYIPFVNIAPIVAGTNGISPIFLTTVDVTGGIGIDLQNWVKVLDADGNPIRNENGEPILEEKYSVATGTVLTINIKEKKLYNGDQELKDISKSFTPQKMEFIKAGGSYAIVFGKKLQTWASGILGIEIPTVYAPSKEITKEGVGLTAVEKIFNKNAVGVAPGKLLHAGSDVRVEVNIVGSQDTTGLMTAQELESMAATVISPIVDGAYQSGCHTASVWDKKAQANIPRLMKFMNDFGLITARDPKGEYHAMTDVIHKVLNDITIDEWAIIIGGDSHTRMSKGVAFGADSGTVALALATGEASMPIPESVKVTFKGDMKSHMDFRDVVHATQLQMLQQFGGENVFQGRIIEVHIGTLPADQAFTFTDWTAEMKAKASICISEDDTLIESLEIAKSRIQIMIDKGMDNHNQVLQGLINKANKRITEIKSGEKPALTPDSNAKYYAEVVVDLDIIIEPMIADPDVNNEDVSKRYTHDTIRDLTFYGGDKKVDLGFVGSCMVHKGDLKIVSQMLRNIERQNGKVEFLAPLVVAAPTYNIIDELKAEGDWELLEKYSGFEFDDNAPKGAARVEYKNMMYLERPGCNLCMGNQEKAEKGDTVLATSTRLFQGRVVEDSERKKGESLLASTPVVVLSAIMGRIPNIEEYKTAVEGIDLTTFVPSIKELVTVGHS; from the coding sequence ATGAATATTTATCAGGATTACATCCAAGAAATTGAGGAAAGAAAAATTCAGGGTCTTCACCCAAAACCAATTGATGGCGCAGAACTTCTAAGCGCAATCATTTCGCAAATTAAAGATACAAATAACGAATATAGAACTGATTCTCTGAAGTTCTTTATCTACAACACTTTACCGGGAACTACACCTGCTGCAAGTGTTAAAGCTCAATTTTTGAAAGAAATCATTTTAGGAGAATCTGTTTTAGAAGAAATAACTCCGGCTTTTGCATTCGAGTTATTATCTCACATGAAAGGCGGTCCTTCAATCGAAGTATTGCTGGATTTGGCTTTGGGCAATGATAATAATATCGCAAAAGAAGCTGCCAGCGTTCTTAAAACTCAGGTTTTTCTTTACGAAGCAGATACAGACCGCTTGAAAGAAGCATTTCACAACGGTAACGAAATTGCAAAAGAACTTATCGAAAGCTATGCGCAGGCTGAATTTTTCACAAAACTTCCTGAAGCTCCGGAAGAAGTAAAGGTTGTGACTTACATCGCCGGAGAAGGTGATATCTCAACTGATTTATTATCCCCGGGAAATCAGGCGCACTCAAGATCAGACCGTGAACTTCATGGAAAATGCATGATGTCGCCTCAGGCTCAGGCAGAAATCCAAGCTTTGCAGGCACAACATCCTGACAAAAGCGTGATGTTAATCGCTGAAAAAGGCACAATGGGTGTAGGTTCATCAAGAATGTCTGGTGTAAATAACGTGGCACTTTGGACAGGTAAACAGGCAAGTCCTTATATTCCATTCGTCAATATTGCTCCGATTGTAGCTGGGACAAACGGTATTTCTCCGATTTTCTTAACAACTGTTGACGTGACTGGCGGAATCGGGATTGATCTTCAGAACTGGGTAAAAGTATTGGATGCTGACGGAAATCCGATCAGAAACGAAAATGGCGAACCTATTCTTGAAGAAAAGTATTCTGTTGCTACAGGAACTGTTCTTACAATTAATATTAAAGAAAAAAAATTATACAACGGCGATCAGGAACTGAAAGATATTTCTAAGTCGTTCACGCCACAAAAAATGGAATTCATCAAAGCTGGTGGATCTTACGCCATTGTTTTTGGTAAAAAATTACAAACCTGGGCTTCAGGAATTTTAGGAATTGAAATCCCTACTGTTTATGCTCCGTCGAAAGAAATCACTAAAGAAGGCGTTGGTCTTACCGCTGTAGAAAAAATATTTAATAAAAATGCGGTTGGTGTAGCTCCAGGAAAATTATTGCATGCAGGTTCAGACGTTCGTGTAGAAGTTAACATCGTTGGTTCTCAGGATACAACTGGTTTGATGACTGCACAGGAATTGGAATCAATGGCTGCGACGGTAATTTCTCCAATTGTTGATGGTGCTTACCAATCTGGATGCCACACTGCTTCGGTTTGGGATAAAAAAGCGCAAGCCAACATTCCTAGATTGATGAAATTTATGAATGATTTCGGTTTGATTACTGCAAGAGATCCGAAAGGCGAATACCATGCAATGACAGATGTTATTCATAAAGTTTTGAATGACATTACCATCGACGAATGGGCGATCATCATCGGTGGAGATTCTCATACGAGAATGTCTAAAGGTGTTGCATTTGGAGCTGACTCAGGAACTGTGGCTCTTGCTTTAGCAACTGGTGAAGCATCAATGCCAATCCCGGAATCTGTAAAAGTAACTTTCAAAGGTGATATGAAATCTCATATGGATTTCCGTGATGTAGTTCATGCAACTCAGTTACAAATGCTTCAGCAATTTGGAGGAGAAAATGTTTTCCAAGGTAGAATCATCGAGGTTCATATCGGAACACTTCCTGCAGATCAGGCATTTACATTCACAGACTGGACTGCAGAAATGAAAGCAAAAGCTTCAATCTGTATTTCTGAAGATGATACTTTAATTGAATCTTTGGAAATTGCAAAAAGCAGAATCCAGATCATGATCGATAAAGGAATGGATAACCATAACCAAGTTCTTCAGGGATTAATCAATAAAGCAAACAAGAGAATCACAGAAATTAAATCTGGCGAAAAACCAGCTTTAACTCCTGATTCAAATGCAAAATATTACGCAGAAGTAGTTGTTGATCTTGATATTATTATTGAACCAATGATTGCTGATCCGGATGTAAACAATGAAGATGTTTCTAAAAGATATACTCACGATACCATAAGAGATCTTACTTTCTATGGTGGAGATAAAAAAGTAGATTTAGGTTTCGTCGGATCTTGTATGGTTCATAAAGGAGATTTGAAAATAGTTTCTCAGATGTTGAGAAATATTGAAAGACAAAATGGTAAAGTTGAATTCCTTGCGCCACTTGTTGTTGCTGCTCCTACTTACAATATCATTGATGAATTAAAAGCTGAAGGTGATTGGGAATTATTAGAGAAATATTCAGGTTTTGAATTTGACGACAATGCTCCAAAAGGTGCCGCACGTGTTGAGTATAAAAACATGATGTATCTTGAGCGTCCGGGTTGTAACCTTTGTATGGGTAACCAGGAAAAAGCAGAAAAAGGCGATACCGTTTTGGCAACATCTACCAGACTTTTCCAAGGAAGGGTGGTTGAAGACTCTGAACGTAAAAAAGGAGAATCTTTGTTGGCTTCTACACCGGTTGTTGTACTTTCTGCGATTATGGGAAGAATTCCTAATATTGAAGAGTACAAAACAGCAGTTGAAGGAATTGATTTGACGACTTTTGTTCCTTCTATCAAAGAATTAGTAACTGTTGGTCATTCATAA
- a CDS encoding WG repeat-containing protein gives MLFFFLSLSLVAQSKSLKNSKLITKSSQPKQAIKKSLENHLPVIKENVPLLIPQRVNDNFGYINQKGKFVIAPEYHIAMFFAEDCNLLNSPNTKVKKFGTDQYATVEKNNISYRIDKTGKKVYQVKNADLGKCNTEFKKQLFHAYILNGLYGIIEDAKFSNPSDRSHFRIYPKYEYLHILEGDDLSSPMIVASHKDKFGVIDVNNNIIIPFEYADIKRNYSWKLGKMFEVTKDDKNYYYIDSDNKAY, from the coding sequence ATGCTCTTCTTTTTCTTGTCGCTGAGCTTGGTTGCCCAAAGTAAAAGCTTGAAAAATAGTAAGTTAATCACTAAAAGTAGTCAGCCTAAGCAAGCCATAAAAAAAAGTCTGGAGAATCATCTACCAGTTATTAAAGAAAATGTTCCTTTGCTTATTCCGCAAAGAGTGAACGATAATTTTGGATATATTAATCAAAAAGGGAAGTTTGTCATTGCGCCAGAGTATCATATTGCCATGTTTTTTGCGGAAGATTGTAATCTATTAAACTCACCAAATACTAAAGTCAAAAAGTTTGGAACGGATCAATATGCTACCGTCGAAAAGAATAATATATCTTACAGAATCGATAAAACGGGCAAGAAAGTTTATCAGGTTAAAAATGCTGATTTGGGAAAGTGTAATACCGAATTCAAAAAACAGCTTTTTCATGCGTACATTTTGAATGGTTTGTATGGCATTATAGAAGATGCGAAATTCAGCAATCCGTCAGACCGATCGCATTTTAGAATTTATCCAAAGTATGAGTATCTTCATATTTTAGAAGGTGATGATTTATCAAGTCCAATGATTGTGGCTTCACATAAAGATAAATTCGGGGTGATAGACGTCAACAACAATATTATAATCCCTTTTGAATATGCCGACATCAAAAGAAATTACAGCTGGAAATTGGGAAAAATGTTTGAGGTAACCAAAGACGATAAAAACTATTATTATATAGATTCAGATAACAAAGCTTATTAA
- a CDS encoding TonB-dependent receptor: protein MKGLFFLGLTISSFSFAQTQNNDSLKIREIEAVSFTKRLPVAKEIINVQKDLDSRNLGQDLPILLKNQTSIISTSDAGNGVGYTGFRIRGVAGRGINVMMNGVPFNDSESQGTFFVNVPDLTSSASQIVIQRGVGTSNNGVSAFGASINVISKEPEDQFYFKTDDSYGSFNTYKYSAEIGSGKFWKDRLSVMGRYSHIHSDGYIDRAFSDLNSYNFTALFEEGKTKLRLMAFGGKEKTYQAWNGVDRKTWETNPKYNISGAIYDANWENVVGFYDNETDNYRQNHYQLLWEQGINEKWNLETTLHYTKGRGYYENYKQEDPFARYNLPDFNGEEYSDFIRKKWLNNDFYGIVSTLYGKFENVDLNFGVVGNQYYGRHYGNVTGVFIPQIDTYEYYRNRSVKNEMAGFAKALVKVNDFEFFGDLQLRNIDYDTKILMEGDSEGADLDKNWLFFNPKAGVNYRLGNGKVFVSYAHAQREPNRDDLIANPDVQSEKLHDFEAGLEKQFGKVAFTANLYYMYYLNQLVLNGQISNIGEFIRTNSGKSYRRGIEVGALAKLSKQWEISGNVSLSQNRNLDFRIENETGINQLGNTEISFSPNVIANLSLKFNPTQNFQFALMNQYVGKQYLDNTETQDLQLDDYFLTDFNAQYQFKIAKHDVALKLLVNNIFNQKYVNNGYVYDGPIYFSQAGTNFMFGISWKIQ, encoded by the coding sequence ATGAAAGGATTATTTTTTTTAGGACTTACCATAAGTTCTTTTAGTTTTGCACAAACGCAGAACAATGATTCTCTGAAAATCAGAGAAATTGAAGCTGTCAGCTTTACCAAACGACTACCTGTCGCCAAAGAAATCATCAATGTACAGAAAGATCTCGACAGCCGAAATCTCGGACAGGATCTACCTATTCTCTTAAAAAATCAAACTTCAATTATCTCAACGTCCGATGCCGGAAATGGAGTTGGCTACACGGGTTTCAGAATTCGTGGAGTTGCAGGAAGAGGAATTAATGTAATGATGAATGGCGTTCCGTTCAATGATTCTGAAAGTCAGGGAACTTTCTTTGTCAACGTTCCGGATCTTACGAGTTCAGCGTCACAGATTGTCATTCAGAGAGGTGTCGGAACTTCCAATAACGGAGTTTCTGCTTTTGGAGCAAGCATTAATGTGATTTCAAAAGAACCTGAAGATCAGTTTTATTTTAAAACAGATGACAGTTACGGATCATTTAATACGTATAAATATTCTGCAGAAATTGGTTCAGGGAAATTTTGGAAAGATCGACTTTCTGTAATGGGAAGATATTCTCACATTCATTCTGATGGCTATATCGACAGAGCATTTTCAGATTTAAATTCATATAATTTCACTGCATTATTTGAAGAAGGAAAAACCAAGCTTCGTTTAATGGCTTTTGGCGGAAAAGAAAAAACGTATCAAGCCTGGAACGGTGTCGACAGAAAAACATGGGAAACGAATCCTAAATACAATATTTCAGGAGCAATTTATGATGCAAATTGGGAAAATGTTGTAGGTTTTTATGATAATGAAACCGATAATTACAGACAAAATCATTATCAACTCCTTTGGGAACAGGGAATTAATGAAAAATGGAATTTAGAAACAACTCTTCATTATACCAAAGGAAGAGGTTATTACGAAAACTACAAGCAGGAAGATCCTTTTGCAAGATATAATTTGCCAGATTTTAATGGTGAAGAATATTCAGATTTTATCAGAAAAAAATGGCTGAATAATGATTTCTACGGAATCGTTTCTACGCTATATGGAAAATTTGAAAATGTAGATTTAAATTTTGGAGTGGTTGGAAATCAATATTATGGAAGACATTACGGAAATGTGACCGGAGTTTTTATTCCTCAGATTGACACTTACGAATATTACAGAAACCGTTCTGTAAAAAACGAAATGGCTGGTTTTGCTAAAGCATTGGTTAAAGTAAATGATTTCGAGTTCTTCGGAGATTTACAGTTGAGAAATATCGATTATGATACTAAAATCTTAATGGAAGGAGATAGTGAAGGCGCAGATTTAGATAAAAACTGGCTATTTTTTAATCCAAAAGCTGGTGTGAACTACAGATTGGGCAACGGAAAAGTGTTCGTTTCTTATGCTCATGCGCAGCGCGAGCCGAATCGTGATGATTTAATCGCAAATCCGGATGTACAATCAGAAAAACTTCATGATTTTGAAGCCGGACTAGAAAAGCAGTTCGGAAAAGTCGCTTTCACAGCCAATCTATATTACATGTATTATCTGAATCAGTTGGTTTTGAACGGACAAATCAGCAATATCGGAGAATTCATCAGAACCAATTCCGGGAAAAGTTACAGAAGAGGAATCGAGGTCGGAGCTTTGGCGAAACTTTCAAAACAATGGGAAATTTCAGGAAATGTAAGTTTGAGCCAAAACAGAAATCTTGATTTCAGAATTGAAAACGAAACAGGAATTAATCAATTAGGAAACACCGAAATTTCTTTCTCTCCAAACGTGATTGCTAATTTAAGTTTGAAATTTAATCCTACCCAAAATTTCCAGTTCGCTTTGATGAATCAGTATGTCGGGAAACAGTATTTAGATAATACAGAAACTCAGGATTTGCAGCTTGATGATTATTTTCTCACTGATTTTAATGCACAATATCAATTTAAAATAGCAAAACACGATGTTGCGTTAAAACTTTTGGTCAACAATATTTTTAATCAGAAATATGTCAACAATGGTTACGTTTACGACGGACCCATCTATTTTTCTCAGGCAGGAACCAACTTTATGTTTGGAATCAGTTGGAAAATTCAATAA